The proteins below come from a single Psychrobacter sp. PL19 genomic window:
- a CDS encoding TIGR00266 family protein encodes MAATFSLIGTIEPFLHCNLKKGDSIYCEANAMVMMESNLELKGKLQGGLVQSLMRRFANDESLFQQQIEAVNGEGDCLLAPTLDGDMQIIDVGTQQYTLSDGAFVAAQTGVDIKASIQRNLGGAVFGDTGGFMVMQTQGQGQVVISGFGSLFEIDVAPGKDVIIDNGHVVCWDSNLDYKLSVSTSKKKGIMSNIINSVTSGEGMVLNFSGTGKVIICSRNRDSYQSWLQSVLGTSSGGRGGSNGFLGNIL; translated from the coding sequence ATGGCCGCCACCTTTAGCTTAATCGGTACGATCGAACCATTTTTGCATTGCAATCTTAAAAAAGGCGATTCGATATATTGCGAAGCCAATGCCATGGTGATGATGGAGTCCAACCTTGAGCTCAAAGGTAAATTACAAGGCGGACTCGTACAGTCATTGATGCGACGCTTTGCTAATGACGAGTCATTATTTCAACAACAGATTGAAGCAGTTAATGGCGAAGGCGATTGCCTACTGGCCCCAACGCTTGATGGGGATATGCAAATAATCGATGTTGGTACGCAGCAATATACCTTAAGTGATGGTGCTTTTGTTGCAGCACAAACTGGGGTCGATATCAAAGCCAGCATTCAGCGTAATTTAGGCGGTGCAGTGTTTGGCGATACCGGTGGCTTTATGGTCATGCAAACCCAAGGTCAAGGCCAAGTGGTGATATCAGGCTTCGGCTCACTGTTTGAGATTGATGTGGCTCCAGGTAAAGACGTCATCATTGATAATGGTCATGTGGTCTGCTGGGATTCGAATTTAGACTATAAACTGTCGGTCTCAACCAGTAAGAAAAAAGGTATTATGAGCAATATTATCAACTCGGTCACCAGTGGTGAGGGTATGGTATTGAACTTCTCAGGCACGGGTAAAGTCATCATCTGCTCACGCAATCGTGACAGCTATCAGAGCTGGCTACAAAGTGTCTTAGGCACCAGCTCAGGTGGACGTGGCGGTAGTAACGGCTTTTTAGGAAATATTTTATAA
- a CDS encoding TerD family protein: protein MAISLTKGGNVNLSKEAPGLTNITVGLGWDPRATDGKDFDLDAIGFLVNEAGKVRNDQDFIFFNNLKSDNGAVEHTGDNRTGEGDGDDEAIKVNLANIPADVSKIALCAIIYEGQGRSQNFGQVGDAYIRIVNDTGAAEIARYDLSEDGSTETAMIFGELYRHNSDWKFRAVGQGFSGGLGPLAASYGVNI, encoded by the coding sequence ATGGCTATTAGCTTAACGAAAGGCGGCAACGTAAACTTATCAAAAGAAGCGCCAGGCTTAACCAACATCACGGTCGGTTTAGGCTGGGATCCACGTGCTACTGACGGTAAAGATTTTGACCTAGATGCCATTGGATTTTTGGTAAACGAAGCAGGTAAAGTCCGTAATGATCAAGACTTTATTTTCTTTAACAACCTAAAATCAGATAATGGTGCCGTTGAGCATACTGGTGATAACCGTACGGGTGAAGGCGATGGCGATGATGAAGCAATCAAGGTGAATCTAGCTAATATTCCAGCTGACGTTAGTAAAATAGCGCTCTGTGCTATTATCTATGAAGGCCAAGGTCGCAGTCAAAACTTCGGTCAAGTTGGCGATGCTTATATCCGTATCGTTAATGATACTGGCGCTGCTGAAATTGCCCGTTATGACCTATCAGAAGACGGCAGCACTGAAACAGCAATGATTTTTGGTGAGTTATATCGTCATAACAGCGATTGGAAATTCCGCGCAGTTGGTCAAGGCTTCAGCGGTGGTTTAGGTCCATTAGCCGCTTCTTATGGTGTTAATATTTAA
- a CDS encoding DUF475 domain-containing protein produces MRHFYLDFIFTAIALMVAAWWGYSHGGMGGLLATLSITAILAVMEISLSFDNAVVNASVLKGWDEFWKMIFLTVGILIAVFGMRLVFPIVIVAVTADLGMMQVIDLALNNPKEYSARLMAHHAEISAFGGIFLLLVFLNFVFDDKDVHWFEWLESRLAKLGRVDAMSVFIALIVLMIAVTWAPAEQSFAVLIAGIWGILIYLGVQVISGMLEGDIEEQLDDQGNSTGAATSAIMRGGIIGFLYLEVLDASFSFDGVIGAFAITNDVIVIMLGLAIGAMFVRSMTIFLVDKGTLDEFIYLEHGAHYAIGALAIIMLLSVKLHVPELITGLIGIAFIGLALLASLKHRKQEAQKTT; encoded by the coding sequence ATGAGACATTTTTATTTAGACTTTATCTTTACGGCTATCGCCCTAATGGTGGCAGCCTGGTGGGGATATTCACATGGTGGTATGGGCGGGCTGCTAGCCACGCTGTCGATTACCGCTATTTTGGCCGTCATGGAAATTTCGTTGTCGTTTGATAACGCAGTGGTCAATGCCTCAGTCCTTAAAGGCTGGGACGAATTTTGGAAAATGATTTTCTTAACCGTGGGTATCTTGATTGCGGTGTTTGGTATGCGCTTAGTCTTCCCTATTGTCATCGTTGCGGTTACCGCTGACTTGGGTATGATGCAAGTCATCGACTTAGCATTAAACAATCCAAAAGAATACTCAGCAAGATTAATGGCCCATCATGCTGAGATTTCAGCATTTGGTGGTATTTTCTTACTATTAGTGTTCTTAAACTTTGTGTTCGATGATAAAGATGTGCATTGGTTTGAGTGGCTTGAAAGCCGTTTAGCCAAGCTGGGTAGAGTTGATGCTATGAGCGTCTTTATTGCGCTTATCGTCTTGATGATTGCGGTCACATGGGCTCCAGCTGAACAGTCATTTGCTGTTTTAATCGCCGGTATTTGGGGTATTTTGATCTATTTGGGCGTACAGGTGATATCCGGTATGCTTGAAGGCGACATTGAAGAACAGCTGGATGACCAAGGTAATAGTACTGGCGCTGCAACTAGCGCAATCATGAGAGGTGGTATTATCGGCTTCTTATATTTAGAAGTCCTTGACGCCTCATTCAGTTTTGATGGAGTGATTGGTGCATTTGCTATTACCAATGACGTGATCGTTATTATGCTAGGTCTGGCCATTGGTGCTATGTTCGTACGTTCTATGACCATTTTCTTGGTGGACAAAGGCACGCTCGATGAGTTCATTTACTTGGAGCATGGAGCGCATTATGCTATCGGTGCCCTTGCCATCATTATGCTATTGTCGGTGAAGCTCCATGTGCCAGAATTAATTACCGGCCTTATCGGTATCGCCTTTATTGGCTTGGCATTACTCGCTTCGTTGAAACACCGCAAACAAGAAGCCCAAAAAACCACTTGA
- a CDS encoding TerD family protein, with product MALSLNKGGNLSLTKTDPNLNKLLIGLGWDERATSGAEFDLDASIFLVSTAGKVRGDHDFIFYNQLKSDNGAVEHTGDNRTGEGDGDDEVVKVNLAQVPADVDKIVVTVTIHDATARSQNFGQVANAFIRVVNEETGTEVVRFDLAEDYSVETAMVFGEVYRHNSEWKFRAVGQGYAGGLQAMCQQYGVDI from the coding sequence ATGGCTTTATCATTGAATAAAGGCGGTAATTTATCGCTAACCAAAACGGACCCTAACCTAAACAAACTACTTATTGGACTTGGCTGGGATGAGCGTGCGACCTCAGGTGCAGAGTTTGATCTTGATGCCAGCATATTCTTGGTAAGCACTGCCGGCAAAGTACGCGGCGATCACGACTTTATCTTTTACAACCAACTCAAATCAGACAATGGGGCCGTTGAGCATACCGGAGACAACCGTACTGGCGAAGGCGATGGTGATGATGAAGTCGTCAAGGTAAATCTAGCTCAAGTGCCTGCTGATGTCGATAAGATAGTAGTCACCGTTACTATTCATGATGCTACTGCCCGCAGCCAAAACTTCGGCCAAGTCGCCAACGCTTTTATCCGCGTTGTGAATGAAGAAACGGGTACTGAAGTGGTACGTTTTGATTTAGCAGAAGACTATTCTGTTGAGACCGCAATGGTATTTGGCGAAGTCTATCGTCACAATAGCGAGTGGAAGTTCCGTGCGGTTGGACAAGGTTATGCAGGCGGTCTACAAGCAATGTGCCAGCAATATGGCGTTGACATCTAA
- the rlmKL gene encoding bifunctional 23S rRNA (guanine(2069)-N(7))-methyltransferase RlmK/23S rRNA (guanine(2445)-N(2))-methyltransferase RlmL: MTEQNTPASSLALSLDLIITCADGLEAPLQTELTSLGITSEIKSTGRLTVTGTQRDLYTICLWSRVASRVLMLIKRKNINAEYDVAEQLYGLAKSVNWTEQFNLEQTFAIRLSVDKRVAVSQQFAMLRIKDAIADTFNEAYDSRPNVDSKNPDFAIFATVNDKQAELYLDLSGTSLHRRGYRVAMTEAPLKENLAAALLYSAGWHKQNEAGDAPYYNALVDPMCGSGTFIIEALLMHCDYAVGIDKAANQFGFYQWQHHDEKLWLAMIDDAQTRFRDALAIACEQPDTLPLILGFDADSGAIVATEKNLIAAGLQDLLPLIDLETRALDQLSNTLRPMINDGRLSNPLIITNPPYGERLGDEEMIKPLYQAIGLILQDSFAGSGIDPMLGILAAKVEQVDILPIKDPKTLRCHNGAITVYFRYGQLIAGQVGHLMSRFEKREIESEEGQDFINRLQKNLARLKKQAAKDQVSNLRVYNADLPDFKVAIDLYGDYVHVQEYAPPKTIPPETARKRFNLALMGIREVFGINREQIFIKTRARQSGNEQYSKQGNTEKRGKFYVAREDDAYFYVNFTDYLDTGLFIDHRNMRARIKANSRGKAVLNLFAYTCTASVHAALAGAKNVTSVDLSQNYLDWGKQNFVLNGLDVGRRKYEFVAADIFEWIKDNTEQYDIIFIDPPTFSNSKKFQGTFDVQRDHAALINRAMNRLTADGVLYFSNNFTRFELDEQLTERYDIIDITPQTIGFDFNVKKPIHQSFEIRHSQGAQY; the protein is encoded by the coding sequence ATGACCGAACAAAACACGCCCGCATCTTCACTAGCACTATCGCTCGATCTTATCATTACCTGTGCCGATGGGCTTGAGGCACCGCTGCAAACTGAGCTGACCAGCTTGGGTATTACCAGTGAAATTAAAAGCACAGGTCGTCTGACCGTTACCGGCACGCAGCGTGATCTCTATACTATCTGTTTATGGTCGCGAGTGGCCTCGCGGGTATTAATGCTTATTAAACGCAAAAACATCAATGCTGAGTACGATGTAGCAGAACAGCTCTATGGCTTAGCAAAGTCAGTCAATTGGACGGAACAGTTTAATTTGGAACAGACCTTTGCGATTCGTTTATCGGTCGATAAACGTGTGGCCGTCAGTCAGCAGTTTGCTATGCTGCGCATTAAAGATGCAATTGCCGATACCTTCAATGAAGCCTACGACAGCCGGCCAAACGTGGATAGTAAAAATCCAGATTTTGCGATTTTTGCGACAGTCAATGACAAGCAAGCGGAACTCTATTTAGATTTATCCGGTACCAGCTTGCATCGTCGTGGTTACCGCGTGGCGATGACTGAAGCACCATTAAAAGAAAACTTAGCAGCAGCCCTGCTCTATAGTGCCGGTTGGCATAAGCAAAATGAAGCAGGTGATGCGCCTTATTACAATGCCTTAGTCGATCCGATGTGTGGTTCAGGAACCTTTATCATCGAAGCGCTATTAATGCATTGTGATTATGCAGTAGGTATTGATAAAGCGGCCAATCAGTTTGGCTTCTATCAATGGCAACATCATGATGAAAAGCTATGGCTAGCAATGATTGATGATGCGCAAACACGTTTTCGTGATGCTTTAGCTATCGCCTGTGAGCAACCAGATACGCTACCGCTTATCTTGGGGTTTGATGCCGATAGTGGCGCTATTGTGGCAACTGAAAAGAACTTAATCGCTGCCGGTTTGCAAGACTTATTGCCATTAATAGATCTTGAAACCCGCGCCCTTGATCAGCTCAGTAACACCTTGCGTCCAATGATCAATGATGGCAGATTGAGTAATCCGCTGATTATTACCAACCCACCTTATGGTGAACGTCTTGGTGATGAAGAGATGATTAAGCCGCTATATCAAGCGATAGGTCTTATTTTGCAAGACAGCTTTGCCGGTAGCGGTATTGACCCTATGCTAGGTATTCTTGCTGCCAAAGTTGAACAAGTTGACATTTTACCCATTAAAGACCCAAAAACCTTGCGTTGCCATAATGGTGCGATTACCGTTTATTTCCGCTATGGCCAACTGATTGCTGGGCAAGTGGGACATTTAATGAGCCGTTTTGAAAAGCGTGAAATTGAATCTGAGGAAGGCCAAGATTTTATCAATCGCTTACAAAAGAATCTAGCGCGCCTCAAAAAACAAGCGGCTAAAGACCAAGTCAGTAATTTACGGGTCTATAATGCCGATTTGCCTGACTTTAAAGTTGCTATCGACTTGTATGGCGACTATGTACATGTGCAAGAATATGCACCGCCCAAAACCATTCCACCTGAAACTGCTAGAAAACGTTTTAACTTAGCACTAATGGGTATCCGTGAAGTGTTTGGTATTAACCGTGAACAAATTTTTATCAAAACTCGCGCCCGCCAGTCTGGTAATGAGCAGTATAGTAAGCAAGGCAATACTGAAAAGCGCGGCAAATTCTACGTTGCCCGTGAAGATGACGCGTACTTCTATGTTAACTTCACTGACTATCTCGATACTGGATTATTTATTGATCACCGTAATATGCGTGCACGTATCAAAGCCAACAGTCGCGGCAAAGCCGTTTTGAATCTATTTGCTTATACTTGTACAGCCAGTGTCCATGCAGCCTTAGCTGGCGCGAAAAATGTCACCAGTGTCGATTTATCACAAAATTATCTCGACTGGGGCAAACAAAACTTTGTGCTCAATGGCCTAGATGTAGGCCGACGTAAATATGAGTTTGTGGCCGCTGATATCTTTGAGTGGATTAAAGACAATACTGAACAATACGATATTATCTTTATTGACCCACCAACCTTTTCAAACTCTAAAAAGTTTCAAGGTACCTTTGATGTTCAGCGCGACCATGCCGCCTTAATCAATCGCGCTATGAACCGCTTAACGGCTGACGGCGTGTTATATTTTTCTAATAACTTTACCCGTTTTGAGCTTGATGAGCAGCTGACCGAACGTTATGACATCATTGACATTACCCCGCAAACGATTGGTTTTGATTTTAATGTCAAAAAACCGATTCATCAAAGTTTTGAGATTCGCCATAGCCAAGGGGCCCAATACTAA